A single window of Paracoccus albus DNA harbors:
- the ccmI gene encoding c-type cytochrome biogenesis protein CcmI, whose protein sequence is MFWLLAIALTLTVALAILWPFWRANAAVAEPAAAYDLRIYRDQLTEVDRDLSRGIISPVEAERLRVEIGRKVLSADQQFQKENRSHAASRRYGILAAVVLGVLIGGGWLVYARIGSPDDPDMALKSRIAQAEARYAARSSQAAAEAAQPEQAPGPQPDAEFAALMTELREGVATRPNDVRGLTLLARYEARLGNTLAAKQAQSRLIEAKGDAATAADHALLAGFMTEAAGGLITPEAEAEVQRALQLDPDNPQARYMIGLLQAQNGRPDRAFPVWAALLEDTPPESPWNQAIAAVIEDIAWLAGQPDYQPPQSAAPPGPDAETMQAAADMSPEERQAFVRNMVEQLETRLGTEGGTPDEWARLISSLGVLGDMEHAQEIYAEAQSLFSEEPDALAPIQAAAQQAGLTE, encoded by the coding sequence ATGTTCTGGCTGCTTGCCATCGCCCTGACCCTGACTGTCGCGCTTGCGATCTTGTGGCCGTTCTGGCGGGCCAACGCTGCCGTCGCGGAACCGGCGGCCGCATATGACCTGCGCATTTATCGCGACCAGCTCACCGAAGTTGACCGCGACCTGTCGCGCGGCATCATCTCCCCGGTGGAGGCCGAGCGCCTGCGGGTGGAAATCGGCCGCAAGGTGCTGAGCGCCGATCAGCAGTTTCAGAAAGAAAACCGCTCTCACGCAGCCTCGCGCCGCTATGGCATTTTGGCAGCCGTTGTATTGGGTGTACTGATCGGCGGCGGGTGGCTGGTCTATGCACGCATCGGATCACCGGATGATCCCGATATGGCGCTGAAATCCCGCATCGCTCAGGCAGAGGCGCGCTATGCCGCCCGCAGCTCGCAGGCAGCCGCCGAAGCCGCGCAACCAGAACAGGCACCCGGCCCACAGCCTGACGCCGAATTTGCGGCACTGATGACAGAACTGCGCGAGGGGGTCGCGACACGGCCCAATGACGTGCGTGGTCTGACCTTGCTGGCCCGGTATGAGGCGCGTTTGGGCAATACCCTCGCCGCAAAGCAGGCGCAGTCCAGACTGATCGAGGCGAAAGGGGACGCAGCAACTGCCGCCGATCATGCCCTGCTTGCCGGTTTTATGACCGAAGCAGCCGGTGGGCTGATCACACCAGAGGCAGAGGCAGAGGTCCAACGCGCGCTTCAGCTCGACCCGGATAACCCACAGGCCCGTTACATGATCGGGCTGCTGCAGGCGCAGAATGGCCGGCCTGATCGCGCCTTCCCTGTCTGGGCCGCGCTGCTGGAAGACACGCCCCCGGAATCTCCCTGGAACCAGGCCATCGCGGCAGTGATCGAGGACATCGCATGGCTGGCCGGCCAGCCCGACTACCAGCCCCCGCAATCCGCAGCACCTCCCGGACCGGATGCAGAAACCATGCAAGCGGCCGCGGATATGTCGCCAGAGGAGCGTCAGGCTTTCGTCCGCAATATGGTCGAGCAGCTTGAAACCCGGCTGGGAACAGAGGGCGGCACACCCGATGAATGGGCGCGGCTGATCTCATCGCTGGGCGTCCTGGGCGATATGGAACACGCGCAGGAAATCTATGCCGAGGCGCAGAGCCTCTTTTCGGAGGAGCCCGACGCTCTTGCACCGATCCAGGCAGCTGCACAGCAGGCAGGGCTGACGGAATGA
- a CDS encoding superoxide dismutase, which produces MAFTLPDLPYAHDALAAGGMSKETLEFHHDKHHKAYVDKLNELVAGTEWEGKSVEDIVTGTYEKGAVAQSGIFNNASQHWNHSQFWEMMGPNPGAMPEKLEKAITDSFGSVDEFKKKFSEAGAGQFGSGWAWLVQNKDGSLEVTKTENGVNPLVNGQTALLGCDVWEHSYYIDFRNARPKYLENFLNKLVNWENVASRMA; this is translated from the coding sequence ATGGCCTTTACGCTTCCCGATCTTCCCTATGCCCATGACGCGCTTGCCGCAGGTGGCATGTCGAAGGAGACGCTGGAATTTCACCATGACAAGCACCACAAGGCCTATGTCGACAAGCTGAATGAGCTGGTCGCCGGAACCGAGTGGGAAGGCAAGTCGGTGGAAGACATCGTCACCGGCACCTATGAAAAAGGCGCAGTCGCGCAAAGCGGCATTTTCAACAATGCCAGCCAGCACTGGAACCACAGCCAATTCTGGGAAATGATGGGGCCGAACCCCGGCGCGATGCCCGAAAAGCTTGAAAAGGCAATCACCGACAGCTTTGGCTCTGTCGATGAGTTCAAGAAGAAGTTCAGCGAAGCTGGCGCCGGTCAGTTCGGCTCTGGCTGGGCGTGGCTGGTTCAGAACAAGGACGGCTCGCTGGAGGTGACCAAGACCGAAAACGGCGTGAACCCGCTGGTCAACGGTCAGACCGCTCTGCTGGGCTGCGATGTGTGGGAGCATTCCTATTACATCGACTTCCGCAACGCGCGTCCGAAATATCTGGAAAACTTCCTGAACAAGCTTGTGAACTGGGAAAACGTCGCATCGCGCATGGCGTGA
- a CDS encoding CoA transferase subunit A: MKKVYPDADAALEGLLFDGMHIAAGGFGLSGIPELLIDALVKSGVKDLTIASNNCGVDGFGLGKLLDTKQIKKMQSSYVGENAEFMRQYLSGELELEFNPQGTLAERMRAGGSGIPGFYTKTGVGTVIAEGKEVKQFNGEDYILEEGIFADLSIVKAWKADDTGNLIFRKTARNFNPPAAMCGKVCVAEVEEIVPRGSIDPDHIHLPGIYVHRVIQGEHEKRIEQRTTRKREEA, from the coding sequence ATGAAAAAAGTTTATCCCGACGCGGACGCCGCCCTGGAGGGGCTGCTGTTCGACGGCATGCATATCGCCGCTGGCGGTTTCGGCCTCAGCGGTATTCCTGAATTGCTGATTGATGCGCTTGTCAAAAGCGGTGTGAAGGACCTGACGATTGCAAGCAACAATTGCGGGGTGGACGGCTTCGGCCTTGGCAAGCTTCTGGACACGAAGCAGATCAAGAAGATGCAGTCCTCTTATGTCGGCGAGAACGCGGAATTCATGCGGCAGTACCTGTCGGGTGAGCTGGAGCTGGAATTTAACCCCCAGGGTACGCTGGCGGAACGTATGCGCGCAGGCGGGTCCGGCATTCCGGGCTTTTACACCAAGACCGGCGTGGGCACGGTCATCGCCGAGGGCAAAGAGGTCAAGCAGTTCAACGGCGAGGATTATATCCTTGAAGAAGGAATTTTTGCCGATCTCTCCATCGTGAAGGCATGGAAAGCCGATGACACCGGCAACCTGATCTTCCGCAAGACCGCCCGCAACTTCAACCCGCCCGCCGCGATGTGCGGCAAGGTCTGCGTGGCCGAGGTAGAGGAGATCGTACCGCGCGGTTCTATCGACCCGGACCACATTCACCTGCCGGGCATCTATGTGCACCGGGTCATTCAGGGTGAGCATGAAAAGCGCATCGAACAGCGCACCACCCGCAAGCGTGAGGAGGCTTGA
- a CDS encoding DUF6522 family protein, whose translation MTDVTREGNNFTVDAKIIAEGLDLPEHAIARAMSTGAITTRNERGEGDDEGRHRLSFFYRAKVLRLTVDETGNILSRARFERPSK comes from the coding sequence ATGACCGACGTCACACGCGAGGGCAACAACTTCACCGTCGACGCAAAGATCATTGCCGAAGGGCTGGACCTGCCCGAACATGCAATAGCACGGGCCATGTCCACCGGTGCCATAACCACACGAAACGAACGGGGCGAAGGCGACGACGAAGGACGCCATCGCCTGTCATTCTTCTATCGCGCAAAGGTGCTGCGCCTGACCGTCGACGAGACCGGAAATATCCTCAGCCGCGCACGGTTCGAACGCCCATCAAAATGA
- a CDS encoding 3-oxoacid CoA-transferase subunit B, which produces MAEEAKGWDRNQMAARAAEELEDGMYVNLGIGIPTLVANYVGDKDITLQSENGMLGMGPFPYEGEEDPDLINAGKQTITELSRTSYFDSAMSFGMIRGGKIAAAILGAMEVAENGDLANWMIPKKLVKGMGGAMDLVAGVGRVVVVMDHTNKHGDSKVLKECTLPLTGKGVVDRIITNLGVLDVVEGGLKIVETADGVTEDEIRAATEATIV; this is translated from the coding sequence ATGGCGGAAGAGGCAAAAGGCTGGGACCGCAACCAGATGGCCGCCCGCGCGGCAGAGGAACTGGAAGACGGCATGTATGTGAACCTCGGCATCGGTATTCCGACGCTGGTGGCAAACTATGTCGGTGACAAGGACATTACGCTGCAATCCGAAAACGGGATGCTCGGCATGGGTCCCTTCCCCTATGAGGGCGAGGAAGACCCGGATCTGATCAACGCCGGCAAGCAGACGATTACCGAACTGTCCCGCACATCCTATTTTGACAGCGCGATGAGCTTTGGCATGATCCGCGGTGGCAAGATTGCGGCGGCGATCCTTGGCGCGATGGAAGTGGCCGAAAACGGCGATCTGGCGAACTGGATGATCCCGAAAAAGCTGGTCAAGGGCATGGGCGGCGCGATGGACCTCGTGGCCGGGGTCGGCCGCGTGGTCGTCGTCATGGACCACACCAACAAGCACGGCGATTCCAAGGTGCTGAAGGAATGCACCCTGCCGCTGACAGGCAAGGGCGTGGTGGACCGCATCATCACCAATCTGGGCGTTCTTGACGTGGTTGAGGGTGGTCTGAAGATCGTCGAAACCGCCGACGGGGTCACCGAGGACGAGATTCGCGCCGCGACCGAGGCGACAATCGTCTGA
- a CDS encoding HPP family protein: MQAVTSLLGHLHIRSLGPVASVPAQEAFRAGFGAFLGLMATAVVAIWLSPDIWLAVYLIAPFGATSVLVFAAPNSPLAQPWPAIVGNTASALVAIGICTFLPAEPLLSVPLSVGLAILVMAVLRATHPPGGAVAMTVALGAENILPIGFSFAFVPVMTGTMTLVITAAVYAHLTGRRYPFRQFGETNPHGTHDPVPVERLGLTEDELVDILTRYRQSLNLGVEDLARLIGAAELQAAAHLVGPQTADAIMSRDLVSVSPDTPINDVAALFLRHGFTSLPVVDGNGEFRGLILQLQMIRASYAGASPTTAASIMDTSVSVAAPGTPIAALLPNLASNGMDAIPILDGSRIVGVVTQTDLISALARHSLRTDAPA; this comes from the coding sequence ATGCAAGCCGTGACTTCCCTGCTGGGACATCTGCACATCCGATCACTCGGCCCCGTTGCCTCTGTCCCCGCGCAAGAGGCATTTCGCGCCGGATTCGGCGCATTTCTGGGCCTGATGGCAACCGCTGTGGTGGCGATATGGCTGTCCCCGGACATCTGGCTGGCTGTCTATCTGATCGCCCCTTTCGGCGCGACTTCGGTTCTGGTCTTTGCCGCGCCGAACAGCCCGCTGGCGCAGCCCTGGCCCGCGATTGTCGGGAATACGGCCTCTGCACTGGTCGCGATCGGGATTTGTACATTCCTGCCCGCTGAACCGCTGCTGAGCGTACCGCTCTCTGTCGGGCTTGCCATTCTTGTCATGGCGGTGCTGCGTGCGACCCATCCACCCGGCGGTGCAGTGGCCATGACGGTTGCGCTTGGGGCAGAGAACATTCTGCCGATTGGCTTCAGCTTTGCCTTTGTGCCCGTGATGACAGGCACCATGACGCTTGTGATCACAGCGGCTGTCTACGCGCACCTGACCGGCCGGCGCTATCCGTTCAGGCAGTTCGGGGAAACCAATCCACACGGGACGCACGACCCCGTCCCTGTCGAACGGCTCGGCCTGACCGAGGACGAGTTAGTCGATATCCTGACGCGTTATCGCCAGTCGCTGAACCTTGGCGTAGAGGACCTCGCCCGGCTGATCGGGGCGGCAGAGTTGCAGGCGGCAGCTCATCTGGTCGGGCCGCAAACAGCCGACGCGATCATGTCGCGTGATCTGGTCAGCGTCTCGCCCGACACGCCGATAAACGATGTGGCAGCACTGTTCCTGCGCCACGGGTTTACTTCGCTTCCAGTGGTTGACGGGAATGGAGAGTTCCGCGGGCTTATCCTTCAGTTGCAGATGATACGGGCCAGTTATGCAGGCGCGTCACCGACAACCGCGGCCAGCATTATGGATACCAGCGTGTCCGTGGCGGCACCCGGAACGCCGATTGCCGCCCTGTTGCCAAATCTCGCCAGCAATGGAATGGACGCGATCCCCATTCTTGACGGCTCTCGCATCGTCGGGGTCGTCACTCAGACCGATCTGATCTCGGCATTGGCCCGGCACAGCCTGCGCACCGATGCCCCTGCCTAG
- a CDS encoding 5-formyltetrahydrofolate cyclo-ligase produces MTDDKPNPDYASPACMAREIAPDYFDPFARDEIAAKDAARWRKAERARLLAEREGEDAAARQAADRAIAERLDDVLATRFHGRDDLVLAGFWPIRAEVDLRDWMARYSEKGWRIALPVVTAKDQPLIFRPWSPDASMRPGRWNIPEPDTRASVVPQIVLTPLVGWDSARYRMGYGGGFYDRTLAALRPRPYAIGIGLEAGRLRTIYPQAHDVALDLIVTDESSI; encoded by the coding sequence ATGACGGATGACAAGCCAAACCCGGATTACGCGTCTCCTGCCTGTATGGCGAGGGAGATTGCACCGGACTATTTCGATCCGTTTGCCCGCGATGAGATCGCGGCGAAGGATGCGGCACGCTGGCGCAAGGCAGAGCGTGCGCGGCTTCTGGCCGAACGTGAGGGGGAGGATGCGGCCGCACGCCAAGCAGCCGACCGGGCGATTGCCGAAAGGCTGGACGACGTGCTTGCGACACGGTTTCACGGGCGCGACGATCTTGTCCTCGCCGGGTTCTGGCCGATCCGCGCAGAGGTCGATCTGCGTGACTGGATGGCGCGCTACAGCGAAAAGGGGTGGCGCATTGCGCTTCCCGTCGTGACCGCGAAGGATCAGCCGCTGATCTTTCGGCCGTGGTCACCCGATGCGTCGATGCGGCCGGGACGCTGGAATATACCAGAGCCGGATACGCGGGCCAGCGTGGTGCCGCAGATCGTTCTGACACCGCTGGTCGGGTGGGACAGCGCACGTTACCGGATGGGATATGGCGGCGGTTTCTATGACCGCACATTAGCGGCGCTGCGCCCGAGGCCCTACGCCATCGGCATAGGTCTGGAAGCGGGGCGCCTGCGCACGATCTATCCGCAAGCGCATGACGTTGCTCTGGACCTGATTGTGACGGACGAAAGCTCGATCTAG
- the xdhC gene encoding xanthine dehydrogenase accessory protein XdhC, which yields MIRVRIKDTQGSTPRDVGAEMFVSAAGSSGTIGGGRLEFDAIGHARKMLRNGEDQAVTVVTLGPETGQCCGGRVTLEFDKGAPAAHPLPPQVLIFGAGHVGRALARTMALLPFEVTLFDERTDEIAKLDCVRTVATPLPELAIRDARPGAAFVVMTHDHGLDFTLTAEALGRTDAAYVGLIGSATKRARFLREARLTGIDCSGLTCPIGANYSSDKRPEVIAAFTAAEIASKLTVNATVD from the coding sequence ATGATCCGCGTTCGGATTAAAGACACACAAGGCTCTACCCCACGCGATGTGGGCGCGGAGATGTTTGTATCCGCTGCAGGTTCAAGCGGCACGATTGGCGGGGGACGTCTGGAATTCGACGCGATCGGCCATGCCCGCAAGATGTTGCGGAACGGCGAGGATCAAGCCGTCACCGTCGTCACTTTGGGCCCGGAAACCGGGCAATGCTGCGGCGGGCGGGTCACTCTGGAATTTGACAAAGGCGCCCCGGCCGCCCACCCACTGCCACCGCAGGTTCTGATCTTCGGGGCCGGGCATGTCGGACGGGCATTGGCGCGGACGATGGCGCTTCTGCCCTTCGAAGTCACGCTGTTCGACGAACGCACCGATGAAATTGCCAAGTTAGACTGCGTTCGCACGGTTGCGACGCCGCTGCCCGAACTGGCCATCCGTGATGCCCGCCCCGGCGCGGCATTCGTCGTCATGACCCACGATCACGGGCTGGATTTCACCCTGACAGCAGAGGCACTAGGTCGAACCGATGCTGCATATGTCGGCCTGATCGGCAGCGCGACGAAACGCGCCCGTTTCCTGCGGGAGGCCAGATTGACCGGAATTGACTGCTCAGGTCTGACCTGCCCCATCGGTGCTAATTATTCATCTGACAAACGGCCAGAGGTGATCGCCGCCTTTACCGCAGCAGAAATCGCATCAAAGCTTACGGTTAACGCTACCGTCGATTGA
- a CDS encoding YtoQ family protein, translating into MLNVYLSGEIHTDWRDQIVEGARGLDVRFDGPVTDHAASDDCGVAIMGPEDNKFWHDRKGAQLNAIRTRKGIEDADIVVVRFGEQYKQWNAAFDAGYAAALGKSLVIMHGPDHAHALKEVDAAALAVVERPDQVVSILRYVLDGVLPG; encoded by the coding sequence ATGCTGAATGTCTATCTGTCAGGTGAAATTCACACCGACTGGCGCGATCAGATTGTCGAAGGCGCACGGGGCCTGGACGTGAGGTTTGACGGGCCCGTCACCGACCACGCGGCCAGCGATGACTGTGGTGTTGCCATCATGGGGCCCGAGGACAACAAATTCTGGCACGACCGCAAGGGCGCGCAGCTAAACGCGATCAGAACGCGCAAGGGGATCGAAGACGCCGATATCGTCGTGGTGCGGTTCGGGGAACAGTACAAGCAGTGGAACGCGGCTTTTGATGCCGGATATGCAGCGGCGCTTGGCAAGTCGCTGGTGATTATGCACGGCCCGGACCATGCTCATGCCCTGAAGGAGGTCGATGCGGCAGCGCTTGCGGTGGTCGAGCGGCCAGATCAGGTGGTTTCGATCCTGCGCTATGTGCTCGATGGGGTGCTGCCGGGATAA
- the ruvX gene encoding Holliday junction resolvase RuvX: protein MIHEDIADFASALPGAGAIAGLDLGTKTIGVAVSDGLRQVASPITVIRRVKFTQDAAALLKISDERGLAGIILGLPRNMDGSEGPRCQSTRAFARNLTRLTDLPIGFWDERLSTVAAERALLEADTSRRRRAEVIDQVAAGYILQGALDRLRFLG, encoded by the coding sequence ATGATCCACGAAGATATCGCCGATTTTGCCTCTGCCCTGCCCGGCGCAGGCGCCATCGCCGGTCTGGATCTCGGCACCAAGACCATCGGGGTTGCGGTCAGCGACGGGCTTCGGCAGGTCGCGTCACCAATTACGGTCATCAGGCGCGTAAAGTTCACGCAGGACGCGGCGGCCCTGCTGAAAATATCGGATGAACGCGGATTGGCTGGCATCATCCTCGGCCTGCCCCGCAATATGGACGGCAGTGAGGGGCCGCGCTGCCAGTCCACCCGCGCCTTCGCCCGCAACCTGACACGTCTGACCGATCTGCCCATCGGCTTTTGGGACGAACGCCTGTCTACGGTGGCAGCAGAGCGGGCGCTGCTAGAGGCAGATACCTCTCGCAGGCGCCGGGCAGAGGTCATAGATCAGGTTGCGGCCGGCTATATTCTGCAAGGCGCTTTGGATCGGCTGCGCTTCCTGGGCTGA
- the topA gene encoding type I DNA topoisomerase, whose protein sequence is MPVVVVESPAKAKTINKYLGDDYTVLASFGHVRDLPPKDGSVDPEADFDMRWEVASDSKKHLKAIRDALSGDDALILATDPDREGEAISWHLLEALAPALKKGKSVSRVTFNAITKNAVTDAMAKPREIDRDLVDAYLARRALDYLVGFNLSPVLWRKLPGAKSAGRVQSVTLRLIVEREMEIEAFKPREYWSVHARLATPSGDEYDAQLVSLAGDKLERFDIPTAEKARLALSAIDARDLTVSSVTAKPATRNPWPPFMTSTLQQEASRKLGLGARACMSTAQRLYEAGLITYMRTDGIDMAPEAVMSARDVIKSRFGEQYLPKSPRMYKNKAKNAQEAHECIRPTDMSVAPDKLRISEKDQRALYDLIWKRTLASQMEAARMERTTVEIASADGQVGLRANGQVMMFDGFLAVYDQGRDDDDSEDSNRLPQISEGEPAKKIAAFAAEEGVLVDDSKTAAARQHFTQPPPRYTEATLVKKMEELGIGRPSTYASIVTTIQDREYVRKDKNRLIPEDKGRLVTAFLVKYFPRYVSYDFTANLESELDDISSGNRAYLEVLRRFWRDFTAALDGTSDLRIGEVLESIDDALAPHLYPPREDGGDPRECPLCHQGRLNLKTARSGGAFIGCSRYPECRFTRPLSAPDGEETVGDRVLGHDAGDEISLKNGRFGPYVQRGEATEEIPKPPRASIPKGWDANAVDLEQALKLLALPRPVGNHPDDGELVEAGIGRYGPYVKHGKKYANLPDVDEVFTIGMNRAVEVLAAKPTRGRATAAAPLKELGDHPDGGKIAVMNGRYGPYVKWEKINATLPRDLEPADVTVEKALELIAAKAAKSPKKGAKKAAPKKTATKKTAKKTTAKKTTAKKAPAKKAAADKDAG, encoded by the coding sequence ATGCCAGTCGTCGTTGTCGAATCGCCGGCCAAAGCCAAGACGATCAACAAATATCTGGGCGACGACTATACCGTTCTCGCATCCTTCGGGCATGTTCGCGACTTGCCGCCCAAGGACGGTTCGGTCGATCCCGAAGCCGATTTCGATATGCGTTGGGAGGTGGCCTCGGATTCCAAGAAACACCTCAAGGCGATCCGCGACGCGCTGTCGGGCGACGACGCGCTGATCCTCGCCACCGACCCCGACCGCGAGGGCGAGGCGATTTCGTGGCACCTGCTGGAAGCCCTCGCCCCGGCCCTGAAAAAGGGCAAATCGGTCAGCCGCGTGACCTTCAACGCGATCACCAAGAATGCCGTGACCGACGCCATGGCCAAGCCGCGAGAGATCGACCGCGATCTGGTTGATGCCTATCTTGCGCGGCGTGCGTTGGATTATCTGGTCGGCTTCAACCTGTCTCCGGTGCTGTGGCGCAAGCTGCCCGGCGCGAAATCGGCCGGGCGCGTGCAATCCGTCACGCTGCGCCTCATCGTCGAGCGCGAGATGGAGATCGAGGCCTTCAAGCCCCGCGAATACTGGTCCGTCCACGCGCGTCTGGCGACACCTTCGGGCGATGAATACGACGCCCAGCTTGTAAGCCTTGCCGGGGACAAGCTTGAACGTTTCGACATTCCGACCGCCGAGAAGGCGCGGCTGGCGCTTTCTGCCATCGACGCCCGCGACCTGACGGTCAGCAGCGTCACCGCCAAGCCCGCCACGCGCAACCCGTGGCCGCCCTTCATGACCTCGACCCTTCAGCAAGAGGCGTCGCGCAAGCTGGGCCTCGGCGCGCGGGCCTGCATGTCCACGGCGCAGCGGCTGTATGAGGCCGGGCTGATCACCTATATGCGGACCGACGGGATCGACATGGCCCCCGAAGCGGTGATGTCCGCCCGCGACGTCATCAAATCGCGTTTCGGCGAGCAATACCTGCCGAAATCGCCGCGCATGTACAAGAACAAGGCGAAGAATGCGCAGGAAGCGCATGAATGTATCCGCCCGACGGATATGTCGGTTGCGCCTGACAAGCTGCGTATTTCCGAAAAGGATCAGCGCGCGCTGTATGACCTGATCTGGAAGCGGACGCTGGCCAGCCAGATGGAAGCCGCCCGGATGGAGCGCACCACCGTCGAAATCGCCAGCGCCGACGGACAGGTCGGGCTGCGCGCCAATGGTCAGGTGATGATGTTCGACGGCTTCCTTGCCGTTTACGATCAGGGCCGCGACGACGACGATTCCGAGGACAGCAACCGCTTGCCCCAGATCAGCGAAGGCGAACCGGCCAAGAAGATCGCCGCGTTCGCCGCCGAAGAAGGCGTTCTGGTCGATGACAGCAAAACCGCCGCCGCCCGCCAGCATTTCACCCAGCCCCCGCCGCGCTATACCGAAGCGACTCTGGTCAAGAAAATGGAGGAACTGGGCATCGGGCGGCCATCGACCTATGCCAGCATCGTCACCACGATTCAGGATCGCGAATACGTCCGCAAGGACAAGAACCGCCTGATCCCCGAGGATAAGGGCCGGCTGGTTACGGCGTTTCTGGTGAAATACTTCCCGCGCTATGTCTCTTACGACTTTACCGCCAATCTTGAATCGGAACTCGATGACATCTCCTCGGGCAACCGCGCCTATCTGGAAGTGTTGCGGCGCTTCTGGCGCGATTTCACCGCGGCACTGGATGGCACATCCGATCTGCGCATCGGCGAGGTGCTGGAATCCATCGACGACGCGCTTGCCCCGCACCTGTACCCACCCCGCGAAGACGGGGGCGACCCGCGCGAATGTCCGCTCTGCCATCAGGGACGGCTTAACCTTAAAACCGCGCGCTCTGGCGGGGCGTTCATCGGTTGCTCGCGCTATCCGGAATGCCGGTTTACGCGCCCCCTCTCCGCCCCGGATGGCGAGGAAACCGTTGGCGACCGGGTCCTGGGCCATGATGCGGGCGATGAAATAAGCCTGAAAAATGGCCGCTTTGGCCCCTATGTCCAGCGGGGGGAGGCGACAGAAGAAATTCCAAAACCACCCCGCGCCAGTATCCCGAAAGGCTGGGACGCCAATGCAGTCGATCTGGAGCAGGCGCTGAAACTGCTGGCCCTGCCCCGCCCCGTCGGCAACCACCCAGATGACGGTGAGTTGGTCGAGGCCGGGATCGGGCGCTATGGCCCCTATGTCAAACACGGCAAGAAATATGCCAACCTGCCTGACGTCGATGAGGTGTTTACCATCGGCATGAACCGCGCGGTCGAGGTTCTGGCGGCCAAGCCGACGCGTGGTCGTGCGACAGCGGCTGCGCCGTTGAAAGAGTTGGGAGACCATCCCGATGGCGGTAAGATAGCGGTGATGAATGGTCGCTACGGCCCCTATGTGAAATGGGAAAAGATCAACGCCACCCTGCCGCGTGATCTGGAGCCGGCTGACGTCACCGTGGAAAAAGCTCTGGAACTGATTGCAGCCAAAGCAGCCAAGTCACCGAAAAAGGGCGCCAAGAAGGCCGCGCCAAAGAAGACGGCCACCAAAAAGACGGCAAAGAAAACGACCGCCAAGAAAACCACGGCAAAGAAAGCCCCTGCGAAAAAGGCGGCGGCCGACAAGGATGCCGGCTGA